The genomic window CAAGTTTTCATGAATAGTGGTATTTTAATTGACTATGAaactgtgtgcgcacacacatgcaTGTTCCAGAGAAAAAACGGGTCTATTGCTTCTTCCTAGTATGGCTGAAAACCATATGTACAACTGCCCTAAGCTGCACGGAAGAGTGGAATCTAAATGAGGTCatgaacagaacaaagaaaagcacagCCACTAAGGAGGTTGGAGCCCCCCACTCAACATACGAAGCACTGCTCAGTGCAGGAGTggcaaacctgtggtcctctagatgttgctggacatcaAATTCAGTAAACATGGGAGGTGATGGGGATAGTGGGAGTCTGGAAAGCTTGTTCCCCATTCCTAGAATAAATGGGAGTATGGCATTTAAGACCAAAATATTGGTGCTATGGAAATGGTTTTCTAGGACCCTTGGATATCAATGGTCACCTTATCTAAAAAGGGGGCTTGCTCATTTTCCTCCTCTGCAATGCACATCATTGTTAAGGGGTATCCTATGACACGCATCTTCAACCTTGTCAGACTCAGGACATGGGTCTGAAACATGCACTTGGGGGCCCATTTCTtaaatattttgccatatatttgcatggtggtgaTGCTGCTGTTGTGACCTACCTTGGATCACCAGTTGGAAGACCAGTGTTATAGAGCATCCTCATCAATTTGTACAAGACAGCGAGATGCAGCTGAGCAACACCCACCTGGCGTCAACCACACATCTGCAACACCCAGGACTTCCTCTCAGGAGACCCCCAAATGTAGCAAGTTTGAAAGTTGCCACCTTAAGGAATTAACACTATGTCTGCAGCAGCCTGCCAcccaaagcagcagcaatgaCATGGCAAGGTGAAAATAAGTCTTCTTCAAATCATTCCCCAGCTGGAGGCTGCTGTGATGCACTAAAGACAACCTCCATGCACAGGCATCCAAAACTgccaggttttgctgaacatgattttttaaaaatgttgaaaggGGAAACTGTTGCAATAAATATATTGCCAAAACACTGTCCATATCATTTCGTAGTCCAATGCCTTTTataacaaaactttaaaatatatgtattttaaaagcacaatataCAGGTTGTATAGTTCCTGCATAGACCTCTTAGAAATAAATGTGGTATTTTAAGTTATTTTTGCAGATTGCCCAATGAATGTTGAATCCTAATATGCAGACTGCTCTTGGCAGACAAaagctggaggggaaaaaaatgtttatgcaGGAGTCTATAAAGTCATATAATCTCATGTTGATATAGGCACTTATACTTCCTCCTTTGATaacaattttcaaaaaaatatataccaGATCAGTATAATCcagattttaaaacattttatttttgcatattaAAAAAATTGTGCATTCCAATAATTAAAATCATttgaacaacaaaaaaaaaaaatggcactcGGTTAACTGCATTTTACAGCTTGCGGGACCTTGGTACAGCTTTGCGTATATTCGGGTGTTACTAGATTACTGTAGTCCCTTCCCAGGATCTTCTCTCGAGACACATGCAAGCTCTTTCGTGCCACCAGGACCAAGCTGGACAGGCAGATGGAAAGGGCAGCGCCTTCGTTCACAGCATCAGTAGTTCTCTctattctttaattttttttttggatgtGAAAGGGGCAGTACAGTCATTCAAACTTTATCCAACCTCTTTGCATCTTACAAAGTTAAAACAGCTAAAAGAAGTAAAATAAGAAGGCAATGCTTGTGGAATGTACAGTGCATAATTTGGAAGGGCCGGTTTCATTACGATTCACCCGCTTGCTTCTCCTGTTCAATTGCtgcaaaagggggaaagaaggagaaaagaaagaaaaaaggattatGCATTTGAAATGCAGTTAAATAGGaatcacaatattttttttaaaaaaacctattcaTTTAAAATTTATCAAAATTAGACACTgttgaataaatattttttaaaaattctctttCAATATATTGCATTTCATGCATACTGTGCTTAAAAGTCCCTTTATTTTCATAAAATATCTTTATTTTGTGTACTGTATTTAATGCTTCCATTTGTACATAAATTGCACAGCATCCTGTAAGGCACTGAAACCCCATCcagcaagagaggaggaggaggatagctgAAGGAGCCTGGCTCAGCCCAGCCTTCTCTTTGTCTCCAGCGGCCCACGCCCTCTTCTCATTTCCCAAGATCCACTTACTTTCTTTTGAAGGCAGTGGGTTTTTCTCTTGCGTTTCCGTCTTCTTCAACTTAGACTTGTCGAATTTCTCGATTTCAGCCATATCTGGTTTGTCAGACATATCTGCCGATTGATCTGCACGcatgcacaagcacacacacacaaaagaggggAAAGAGATGGTTAGAGATTGCAccacccttccttcctcccccccagccccaccccttTTCAAAACCGCTTGAATTCACTCCAACCATCTCAGCTCCTTCTTCCTGATTAAGTGCAACACTACTAACCCCCCCTTACTTTAAAAGGCAGGTCTCTATATACTTATATTCATAtgagctaaaaaaaataaaattgcaccaCTGGAGGCTCAGCCTCAGATGAAACAGCACGCacgagggggggggagataatcgaaaggctttaaaataaaatttaaaagaaacaatttgttccaggtgaaaatcaattaattcgtttaaaaggggaaaaaaacaatacTCATTGTTTTAGTGGTGGTGATGCATCTGCCCCCGATCTCCCCACTAGCCCTACTGAATGTGGAAAGCACAGCAGAGAAAACCGCACTTAGAATAAAGCAAGCAAAGGATGAGGAAGGTGAAAAAAGCGCCTGCGTGTATGCACACAATGCCACCAAGCGAAGCGAGCGAGACTATGCTAATCACTTTCTTCCATCTTAGTGTCTGGTCTGGTCTGCCCAGCACATTTGGAGGGAGTCCTGCATTCTTCCCTCGGCACAAAGAGCTCGCGCTGCAGCTGCAGCCCCAACCACcgcccttcctctccctctctctcgcccCCTCGCTTTCTCCTTCCCGGGGCCGCCAGATCCACAGCGCCGGCTGCTCGCCAGGAAAACAAAGAGCTCCTCTCTTTTGT from Podarcis raffonei isolate rPodRaf1 chromosome 4, rPodRaf1.pri, whole genome shotgun sequence includes these protein-coding regions:
- the TMSB4X gene encoding thymosin beta-4, with amino-acid sequence MSDKPDMAEIEKFDKSKLKKTETQEKNPLPSKETIEQEKQAGES